The Brassica oleracea var. oleracea cultivar TO1000 chromosome C6, BOL, whole genome shotgun sequence genomic interval CTTAATCAATTTGATGGAAACTTTGAATTGCCAATAGTATGTTGCAGAGCATCTACTTTCTGCCAATACCAATGAGGTTGCTGGCAAAAGCAATGGGGATGAGATTGTACACTATGATTTCAGAGATTTAGCGAAGATGGTAAGGTCTTGGAGTTTCTTGAGGATAGACAAGGAAAGGTAATGAAGCTTGTGGGTGAAGAGAGGAGGTTAAGGGAACCTTGGATTGGAACAGTGTCTCATAATCATATTGCCACTTTGCCAATCAATTAGTGAACAATCTTGCTGTTTATATAGCCTCTTTATTTAAGAACATCAATGAGTACAAAGTAAACAATGCTGCTGACTAAACCATCTCCGTTTAACTTAAAACATCGTTTTGATTAGAGACCATTGGACTGATGTTTTGTGAACCGATGCAGAAGATAGCAATTGAAGTTTTTTTGTTGTTGCAGTCATTGACATCACATGGCAAATAGCAAAATACAAAACCCAGTCTTAAAAATGAAAAGAGAAGAGTCTGAATCATAGTAATTCAAAAGGTAACAAGAAACAAAGTATCCCAAGCGAAAGATATCTCTATAATTCAACGCTGGTGGCATTAACATAGAGCCCTGACTTCAAAGGTCTTGAACACTCAAACCTGAAATAACGAAGTTCCAATAAATAAACTCCCACATTTTCAAATCTACAAAACACATATCACATACTTAACACACATGCTTCCTTACAAGAAGCCAAGACACAGATTCTAAGACTCTTAGAATACAAACTTTCAGACAACTAACCAATACTTATTTGGCAAAATCTAACAAGTATGTTAAATAATCTAAGAGGTTCCAATTAATTGTTAGCAAGTATTTAACGAGTGTAAGGGAGAGAGAGAAGAGACTACGAACCTGGAGGAAGAGACTGCTTAAGCTTATCAGCCTTCTCTTGGTCGAAGACGCAAAGAGTGTAGAGGTACCTAGAGCACCTGACCTTGAACTTGACAATGTCCTTGCTTCTCTTGATCTTCACAGACCTAGCATCCTTCCTTCTCGCTGTCAGAAGGAAGTCTTTGATCTCGTGGATTTGCTTAGGCTGCACGCATATCAAAGTCCAAATACAATCATTTTAATTCGAGAAACTTATTCCAACTTAGAGTAGTGACGAGTATGGCTATCAATCAACAAGATTAATAAGAAATCAAGCAATAAGGTACTACATTTCATAACAAACTCTAGTCGTGTGAGACAAACAATCAAATTCCCAAGAAAAAAAATGACAAAACAGAACTACAGCTTCTCGGTTCTGAAAGAATAACAAGAGCTGAGAGACTACAAGAAGAAGTACCATTCTCGGTTCTGTTTTCGCCGCTGCAACTTCCTTCCACTTAGAGAACCCACCGTCGGAGAAGAAGCTAAATATTCTCTTTAAGAAGCAAAACCCTAGATGAGCAATTTACTCTAATTTCCAAATATACCCCTTAGGCCCAGTAATATAGCTATTGGGTTTAACGGCTCATATTATTGTCCAAATGGTTTTAGTTAGTTGTTTTGCATATTTCAACCTGGAATTTCTTTCTTTTACCCCCCTTCATTATCGTTTTCTCACTGTTTAATCCCAAATTGTTTTTTCCTATCACCTCAACATTCGTCACTATATATTTCAAAATCATAACTAAGATGGAGGGTCTTTTCAGGACGTTTATATACGACTTGATGATTCTCAAAATGTGTGGTCAAATCTCTAAAGAACCTTCGATATGGCTATCATTGAAACCCATGTTGGAGGAAAATGGACATGGAAGCCACCTTCTTCACGTTTATAGGGAATAGATAAATACCAACTTAATAACGTATAAAATATAAGATTTTAGGTGTAGCTTAATAACTTGTTAAAAAACTCCAATTCTCAGTTACAAAAAAAAAAAAAAAATTCCAATTCTTTTGAATCATGATTTTGATAAGTTATATATACTACATGATCGCACTAAATCATTTGAAAAAGTTGGTCATACTATTTTTTTTTTTTTTTGTAATTCTTTAGTTTATTTCTGTGTAATTATTTTCGATATTTTAGCATTTTAAGTGATACCACAACCTCTATATCGTTATTTTGGGAATCATTATCTAATGATCTCCGGAAAATTTATCCAACAACATTTATAAGAGTTTACTTGATTATTTTTCTTTAAATGACAATCTAATAATCGCGTTCCTAGCTTTTCCAATATAAGAAGAAACCGATTGAAAATTGGGTGGTGATGCAACATAACACAAGTGGCAAACTACTGAGCTATCATTATGTATTCAGATTATATAAAATTCTTATTATATATTAAAATTATGTAACGTTAAACAAAGGGGAAATGCCGAATTAGGTTAGTCATCAATCTATCATTTGTTGTGTTAGAAAGCGACCAACGTTACAAGTTGACATTACCTGGAAATGAATTATAGTAGAAATCTTCTCCTTCGACCTAAACCTTTGATGATACTGGCATTAATTATCAGTTTTATTAGAGATTACTACATTTTATAACCTTTTTTTTTGCATGTTTGTGTGAGAGGACTTGTTTTTATAAATCAAATAAAATAAATGGTACACCTGTTATAAAGATGACACGATCTGAATATACCTTGACATCGAACATAGACTAAAATACCATTTAACAAAAAAGTAAGCACCTTCTTTTCTTCTTTTGTCGACAAAGACCTTTATTTAGATATGGTAAAATACTTGAACAAATATATGTAAGAAAATCACATTAACCAAATACATGTATAAGACAAGTAAATAGTGTAATTAGATCGGACCGTTTCAACCCTATCTCGTGTGATGCTTTTTTTGTTCACCTATCTCATGTATAGATCTTGTCGATCACCCAATATTACATGCCGACACAACAGCAAACGAGTTATGTATTGTGATTCCTAAACCACATAATTAATGCAAAAACATAAACTACTCACACTAACATATGTATTTTTAAGAAAAAAAGAAGATTTTACAGCAAATAGAGGAACTAGCACACAGACCTATAGCTAAGAAGAGACGTGGGTATCTTTGTATATTGTTGAAAGATTCCACGTATATATGGAGGAGATAAGGAATCTTAAAAGAGAATCCTAAACTTCAAAGAAGAATGAACGGACAGAATTCAGCATATCTTAACTTAAGGAATCTATTTTAAGGAGAGAATCATGTAACGACAAGAGGGAGTGGGTCATTAGTGACATAAGCGAATATTTTAACTTATAATTGTATATTTTAGGTTAGAGTGCCAGAATATATAATCATGGTATATATGTCATGGTCCCCATTACATTACTACTTTGGTGTTCTCGATGAATCTACATGTATTTTATATTTCTCTACCTCAACAATGATGCAACATAAACAAATGTTAAACAGCAATAATCTTAAACTTATGTGAAATACGATGTTATTACTGATCTAAAGTCACTTGTAATAAAATGTCGCATATCTTTTTCTAACAAAGCTTTCTAAAATAGTTTGGACTTTGGTGTTTGTGAATGCTAATTAGCGCCTAGAACTACGACGTCATTAATAGACTAGGTAAACATATACAATTGGAGAAAACCACCCTTAAAATCCTGAATTTTCAACTTAAAACCCCCAAAAAAAATTTAACTTATGTTTGAGCCAAACAAATCTTCAATTTTTTAAATATTAGTCATTTTAACTTTCATATTTTATTTATTCGGCCATTTAAAGAACTCGAATAGTCAACTGTCAAATTCGTTATACCCAATACAACATCATTTTTTTTAACGTCTGATTAATTATGTTATTACAACGATGAGAAATATTACATAGACGATTCTACAGCTGACAATTCTACCATCATATGAGAATGCACGTCTGCCTGCATCACTCCGAGCCGCTCTATGAGATTCATGTTTGATGATATGCCTTTGCACCATGTTGAAGACCTCTTGTAACCCTTTTTCTCCATGATCTGCATAATTTGCGTTTTCTGGGTTTGAACCCCTGGTGTAAAAGCATTAATGAACCCTTAGTCAAACCACTGGACTAAGGGGGCTTCCACATACAACATCATTTAAAAAAAAAAAATCATTTTGTTTAAGAAAAAATCCAAATTGATTTCGTCTTCCTTACTCAAAAACTTATTTCCCAATTCGATTTTATCTTTCCCAAATCGAATTCAGTGGGGCTATCACTGATGAAGACAAGCAATGGAGATTTCTCTGGCAATAAATAATGATTCTCATCAATTTGATAAAGTCGAATTGTCACGTCGGAGTGTCAAATTGTCACGCCGGAGAAACCACCATTGCTTGGCTTCATCACAGATTGCTTCTGAAACCGATTTTGCGTAAGATGAAATTGAACTAGGGATTATGTTTTCGAGTGAGAAAGATGAAACTGATTTGATATTTTTCCTAAACAAAATAATTTTTAAAACAACCTCATATTGGGTTTTATGGTGCCATTGTTCGAGTTTACAATTGACTATTCAAATTTTCTAAATGGATGAGTCAACAAAATATAAGAATTAAAACATCCAATATTTAAAATTTGAAGAATTGTTTGACTCAAACAAGAATTGAAATAGTTTTGGCTTTAATTTGAAACAAAATTTTGACATGCGCGTCTGCGCGGATGTATTTAAAAAAAATATGATGCTATTTTTTTTATGTCACTATTTAGGGTTGGGCAAAAAAAAAATCGAATTTGAAGAACCGAACCGATCCCAATCCGAATTAGTAGTACCAAATCCGAACCGAAATTGATTAAATATATGAATTATTCAAAATTTTGGTATTAGAAGAACTGAAACCTAATCTGATCCGAACCGAAATATTTTAGGTATCCAAAATAGATTTATATACTTATATATATATTAATTATCTTTAGATTTCATATATACATATATATATAT includes:
- the LOC106300405 gene encoding 60S ribosomal protein L38, with protein sequence MPKQIHEIKDFLLTARRKDARSVKIKRSKDIVKFKVRCSRYLYTLCVFDQEKADKLKQSLPPGLSVQDL